The Argentina anserina chromosome 3, drPotAnse1.1, whole genome shotgun sequence genome includes a region encoding these proteins:
- the LOC126786855 gene encoding C2 domain-containing protein At1g53590-like isoform X1, which translates to MDITEVTLIHHVGIVLGVLWLLSQYNCCHAFAYFLSLIYLFAVHERYVMRLRRKLQFEERKQGNQRRVLSDSETVRWLNHAVEKIWLICIEQIVSQRVLLPIIPWFLEKYKPWTVSKTVIQHLYLGRNPPMFTEMRVRQSMGDDHLVLELGMNFLTADDMLGILAVKLKKRLGFGIWAKLHITGMHIEGKVMLGVKFLRKWPFLGRVRLCFVEPPYFQMTVKPIFTRGLDVTEVPGIDGWLDKLLSIAFEQTLVQVFGKLVYIALKKTLIQPNMLVLDMEKFITPEEENWFSVDEKEPVAHLKVEIIEASEMKASDLNGFADPYVTGQFGVYQFKTKIRKKTLNPKWFEEFKIPVITWDSPNLLAIEVHDKDIFVDDTLGNCSINIGDLRDGVRHDMWLPLQSIKTAGRLHLAVTVLQNNEERSEPQGVQESEMPNMEDRRNSFSSETANKTSFSSVSSEKSPRVTDNYEPIDVEGQKETGIWVHHPGSEVSQTWEARKGKGRRLSTQIQGKRNGSSGTDQDNKRPMQSVRQGLRKLGSVFQKNPKTEDSSSSFTESVQSSGTPHVNLRAVNGKDIAVKFVVEDDMSGKVSKDGASNSGESSAGSPEKRKAKGMAKSFFKQAERSVKHALSRKGSRKSQTDSCEREIIADSSDDDDPPPSPMVAMISVVSRDIPHSPINDSFTSDEHLDQPLASALSNISEGTEDPERKVEPEDTEKMLEKPDNPKKYNKLSDALKVEAR; encoded by the exons aTGGATATTACAGAGGTGACGCTGATACATCATGTGGGCATTGTGTTGGGTGTGCTTTGGTTGCTCTCTCAGTACAACTGCTGCCATGCATTTGCCTACTTTCTCTCTCTGATTTATCTCTTTGCA GTTCATGAGCGGTATGTTATGCGCTTGCGGAGGAAACTACAATTCGAAGAAAGAAAGCAGGGGAATCAGAGAAGG GTACTTTCTGATTCTGAAACAGTGCGATGGTTGAACCATGCAGTTGAAAAGATATGGCTTATATGTATAGAACAGATTGTTTCCCAGAGAGTTCTTCTCCCTATCATACCTTGGTTTTTGGAGAAGTACAAACCATGGACCGTT AGTAAAACTGTAATTCAGCACCTTTATTTGGGAAGGAACCCACCTATGTTCACAGAGATGAGAGTTCGTCAGTCTATGGGTGATGACCATTTG GTTCTGGAGTTGGGAATGAATTTTCTGACAGCTGATGATATGCTTGGAATACTTGCTGTCAAGCTAAAGAAAAGGCTGGGCTTTGGAATTTGGGCGAAGTTGCATATTACTGGCATGCATATTGAAGGGAAG GTCATGTTAGGTGTGAAGTTCCTTCGTAAGTGGCCTTTTCTTGGCCGTGTGCGGTTATGCTTCGTCGAACCTCCGTATTTTCAAATGACAGTGAAGCCTATATTTACTCGTGGGCTTGATGTTACAGAAGTTCCAGGGATTGATGGATGGCTG GATAAGCTTCTCTCAATTGCCTTCGAGCAGACACTTGTGCAG GTATTTGGTAAGCTTGTCTACATTGCCTTGAAGAAGACACTTATTCAG CCTAATATGCTGGTTCTTGACATGGAGAAATTCATTACACCGGAAGAGG AAAATTGGTTCTCTGTGGATGAGAAGGAGCCTGTTGCACATCTCAAAGTAGAAATTATTGAAGCATCCGAGATGAAAGCCTCTGACTTGAATG gCTTTGCTGACCCTTATGTGACGGGTCAATTTGGCGTTTACCAATTCAAAACTAAGATACGGAAGAAGACGCTGAACCCAAAATGGTTTGAGGAATTTAAGATCCCGGTTATTACATGGGATTCACCTAATCTGCTAGCAATTGAAGTTCATGACAAAGACATCTTTGTTGATGATACCCTTGG AAACTGTTCCATTAATATCGGTGACCTTAGGGATGGTGTGAGACATGACATGTGGTTGCCTCTTCAGAGCATCAAAACAGCAGGGAGGCTGCATCTTGCAGTAACTGTACTTCAAAACAATGAGGAG CGCAGTGAACCTCAAGGTGTTCAGGAATCGGAAATGCCAAATATGGAAGATAGAAGAAATTCCTTTTCCAGTGAGACTGCTAATAAAACTTCCTTCTCGTCTGTATCATCTGAGAAATCTCCTAGGGTGACAGATAATTATGAGCCGATAGATGTTGAAGGGCAAAAAGAAACGGGCATATGGGTCCATCACCCAGGAAGTGAGGTTTCACAAACTTGGGAGGCTAGAAAAGGAAAGGGTCGACGTCTGAGTACTCAAATTCAAGGGAAGCGCAATGGCAGCAGCGGCACTGATCAGGATAATAAACGTCCAATGCAATCAGTTCGCCAGGGTCTACGCAAACTTGGTTCAGTATTCCAGAAGAATCCCAAAACGGAGGACAGTTCAAGCAGTTTCACAGAGTCTGTCCAAAGCTCGGGTACTCCACATGTCAATTTACGGGCAGTTAATGGTAAGGACATTGCAGTAAAAtttgttgtggaagatgataTGTCTGGTAAAGTTTCAAAAGACGGGGCTTCAAATTCTGGTGAGAGTAGCGCAGGTAGCCCAGAAAAGCGCAAAGCGAAAGGCATGGCAAAGAGTTTCTTTAAACAAGCTGAAAGATCAGTAAAACATGCACTTTCACGTAAAGGTTCTAGAAAGTCACAGACTGATTCCTGCGAAAGAGAAATTATAGCAGATTCCTCTGACGACGATGATCCTCCTCCCTCCCCAATGGTTGCAATGATATCAGTTGTCTCTAGGGATATACCTCATTCCCCTATAAATGATTCGTTCACGTCAGATGAGCATTTAGATCAGCCGCTTGCAAGTGCATTAAGTAACATTTCAGAGGGCACCGAGGACCCGGAGAGGAAGGTTGAACCTGAAGACACAGAAAAGATGCTTGAGAAGCCGGATAATCCTAAAAAATATAACAAGCTAAGTGATGCTTTAAAAGTTGAAGCTAGGTGA
- the LOC126786855 gene encoding C2 domain-containing protein At1g53590-like isoform X3: MDITEVTLIHHVGIVLGVLWLLSQYNCCHAFAYFLSLIYLFAVLSDSETVRWLNHAVEKIWLICIEQIVSQRVLLPIIPWFLEKYKPWTVSKTVIQHLYLGRNPPMFTEMRVRQSMGDDHLVLELGMNFLTADDMLGILAVKLKKRLGFGIWAKLHITGMHIEGKVMLGVKFLRKWPFLGRVRLCFVEPPYFQMTVKPIFTRGLDVTEVPGIDGWLDKLLSIAFEQTLVQVFGKLVYIALKKTLIQPNMLVLDMEKFITPEEENWFSVDEKEPVAHLKVEIIEASEMKASDLNGFADPYVTGQFGVYQFKTKIRKKTLNPKWFEEFKIPVITWDSPNLLAIEVHDKDIFVDDTLGNCSINIGDLRDGVRHDMWLPLQSIKTAGRLHLAVTVLQNNEERSEPQGVQESEMPNMEDRRNSFSSETANKTSFSSVSSEKSPRVTDNYEPIDVEGQKETGIWVHHPGSEVSQTWEARKGKGRRLSTQIQGKRNGSSGTDQDNKRPMQSVRQGLRKLGSVFQKNPKTEDSSSSFTESVQSSGTPHVNLRAVNGKDIAVKFVVEDDMSGKVSKDGASNSGESSAGSPEKRKAKGMAKSFFKQAERSVKHALSRKGSRKSQTDSCEREIIADSSDDDDPPPSPMVAMISVVSRDIPHSPINDSFTSDEHLDQPLASALSNISEGTEDPERKVEPEDTEKMLEKPDNPKKYNKLSDALKVEAR; encoded by the exons aTGGATATTACAGAGGTGACGCTGATACATCATGTGGGCATTGTGTTGGGTGTGCTTTGGTTGCTCTCTCAGTACAACTGCTGCCATGCATTTGCCTACTTTCTCTCTCTGATTTATCTCTTTGCA GTACTTTCTGATTCTGAAACAGTGCGATGGTTGAACCATGCAGTTGAAAAGATATGGCTTATATGTATAGAACAGATTGTTTCCCAGAGAGTTCTTCTCCCTATCATACCTTGGTTTTTGGAGAAGTACAAACCATGGACCGTT AGTAAAACTGTAATTCAGCACCTTTATTTGGGAAGGAACCCACCTATGTTCACAGAGATGAGAGTTCGTCAGTCTATGGGTGATGACCATTTG GTTCTGGAGTTGGGAATGAATTTTCTGACAGCTGATGATATGCTTGGAATACTTGCTGTCAAGCTAAAGAAAAGGCTGGGCTTTGGAATTTGGGCGAAGTTGCATATTACTGGCATGCATATTGAAGGGAAG GTCATGTTAGGTGTGAAGTTCCTTCGTAAGTGGCCTTTTCTTGGCCGTGTGCGGTTATGCTTCGTCGAACCTCCGTATTTTCAAATGACAGTGAAGCCTATATTTACTCGTGGGCTTGATGTTACAGAAGTTCCAGGGATTGATGGATGGCTG GATAAGCTTCTCTCAATTGCCTTCGAGCAGACACTTGTGCAG GTATTTGGTAAGCTTGTCTACATTGCCTTGAAGAAGACACTTATTCAG CCTAATATGCTGGTTCTTGACATGGAGAAATTCATTACACCGGAAGAGG AAAATTGGTTCTCTGTGGATGAGAAGGAGCCTGTTGCACATCTCAAAGTAGAAATTATTGAAGCATCCGAGATGAAAGCCTCTGACTTGAATG gCTTTGCTGACCCTTATGTGACGGGTCAATTTGGCGTTTACCAATTCAAAACTAAGATACGGAAGAAGACGCTGAACCCAAAATGGTTTGAGGAATTTAAGATCCCGGTTATTACATGGGATTCACCTAATCTGCTAGCAATTGAAGTTCATGACAAAGACATCTTTGTTGATGATACCCTTGG AAACTGTTCCATTAATATCGGTGACCTTAGGGATGGTGTGAGACATGACATGTGGTTGCCTCTTCAGAGCATCAAAACAGCAGGGAGGCTGCATCTTGCAGTAACTGTACTTCAAAACAATGAGGAG CGCAGTGAACCTCAAGGTGTTCAGGAATCGGAAATGCCAAATATGGAAGATAGAAGAAATTCCTTTTCCAGTGAGACTGCTAATAAAACTTCCTTCTCGTCTGTATCATCTGAGAAATCTCCTAGGGTGACAGATAATTATGAGCCGATAGATGTTGAAGGGCAAAAAGAAACGGGCATATGGGTCCATCACCCAGGAAGTGAGGTTTCACAAACTTGGGAGGCTAGAAAAGGAAAGGGTCGACGTCTGAGTACTCAAATTCAAGGGAAGCGCAATGGCAGCAGCGGCACTGATCAGGATAATAAACGTCCAATGCAATCAGTTCGCCAGGGTCTACGCAAACTTGGTTCAGTATTCCAGAAGAATCCCAAAACGGAGGACAGTTCAAGCAGTTTCACAGAGTCTGTCCAAAGCTCGGGTACTCCACATGTCAATTTACGGGCAGTTAATGGTAAGGACATTGCAGTAAAAtttgttgtggaagatgataTGTCTGGTAAAGTTTCAAAAGACGGGGCTTCAAATTCTGGTGAGAGTAGCGCAGGTAGCCCAGAAAAGCGCAAAGCGAAAGGCATGGCAAAGAGTTTCTTTAAACAAGCTGAAAGATCAGTAAAACATGCACTTTCACGTAAAGGTTCTAGAAAGTCACAGACTGATTCCTGCGAAAGAGAAATTATAGCAGATTCCTCTGACGACGATGATCCTCCTCCCTCCCCAATGGTTGCAATGATATCAGTTGTCTCTAGGGATATACCTCATTCCCCTATAAATGATTCGTTCACGTCAGATGAGCATTTAGATCAGCCGCTTGCAAGTGCATTAAGTAACATTTCAGAGGGCACCGAGGACCCGGAGAGGAAGGTTGAACCTGAAGACACAGAAAAGATGCTTGAGAAGCCGGATAATCCTAAAAAATATAACAAGCTAAGTGATGCTTTAAAAGTTGAAGCTAGGTGA
- the LOC126786855 gene encoding C2 domain-containing protein At1g53590-like isoform X2 has protein sequence MDITEVTLIHHVGIVLGVLWLLSQYNCCHAFAYFLSLIYLFAVHERYVMRLRRKLQFEERKQGNQRRVLSDSETVRWLNHAVEKIWLICIEQIVSQRVLLPIIPWFLEKYKPWTVSKTVIQHLYLGRNPPMFTEMRVRQSMGDDHLVLELGMNFLTADDMLGILAVKLKKRLGFGIWAKLHITGMHIEGKVMLGVKFLRKWPFLGRVRLCFVEPPYFQMTVKPIFTRGLDVTEVPGIDGWLDKLLSIAFEQTLVQPNMLVLDMEKFITPEEENWFSVDEKEPVAHLKVEIIEASEMKASDLNGFADPYVTGQFGVYQFKTKIRKKTLNPKWFEEFKIPVITWDSPNLLAIEVHDKDIFVDDTLGNCSINIGDLRDGVRHDMWLPLQSIKTAGRLHLAVTVLQNNEERSEPQGVQESEMPNMEDRRNSFSSETANKTSFSSVSSEKSPRVTDNYEPIDVEGQKETGIWVHHPGSEVSQTWEARKGKGRRLSTQIQGKRNGSSGTDQDNKRPMQSVRQGLRKLGSVFQKNPKTEDSSSSFTESVQSSGTPHVNLRAVNGKDIAVKFVVEDDMSGKVSKDGASNSGESSAGSPEKRKAKGMAKSFFKQAERSVKHALSRKGSRKSQTDSCEREIIADSSDDDDPPPSPMVAMISVVSRDIPHSPINDSFTSDEHLDQPLASALSNISEGTEDPERKVEPEDTEKMLEKPDNPKKYNKLSDALKVEAR, from the exons aTGGATATTACAGAGGTGACGCTGATACATCATGTGGGCATTGTGTTGGGTGTGCTTTGGTTGCTCTCTCAGTACAACTGCTGCCATGCATTTGCCTACTTTCTCTCTCTGATTTATCTCTTTGCA GTTCATGAGCGGTATGTTATGCGCTTGCGGAGGAAACTACAATTCGAAGAAAGAAAGCAGGGGAATCAGAGAAGG GTACTTTCTGATTCTGAAACAGTGCGATGGTTGAACCATGCAGTTGAAAAGATATGGCTTATATGTATAGAACAGATTGTTTCCCAGAGAGTTCTTCTCCCTATCATACCTTGGTTTTTGGAGAAGTACAAACCATGGACCGTT AGTAAAACTGTAATTCAGCACCTTTATTTGGGAAGGAACCCACCTATGTTCACAGAGATGAGAGTTCGTCAGTCTATGGGTGATGACCATTTG GTTCTGGAGTTGGGAATGAATTTTCTGACAGCTGATGATATGCTTGGAATACTTGCTGTCAAGCTAAAGAAAAGGCTGGGCTTTGGAATTTGGGCGAAGTTGCATATTACTGGCATGCATATTGAAGGGAAG GTCATGTTAGGTGTGAAGTTCCTTCGTAAGTGGCCTTTTCTTGGCCGTGTGCGGTTATGCTTCGTCGAACCTCCGTATTTTCAAATGACAGTGAAGCCTATATTTACTCGTGGGCTTGATGTTACAGAAGTTCCAGGGATTGATGGATGGCTG GATAAGCTTCTCTCAATTGCCTTCGAGCAGACACTTGTGCAG CCTAATATGCTGGTTCTTGACATGGAGAAATTCATTACACCGGAAGAGG AAAATTGGTTCTCTGTGGATGAGAAGGAGCCTGTTGCACATCTCAAAGTAGAAATTATTGAAGCATCCGAGATGAAAGCCTCTGACTTGAATG gCTTTGCTGACCCTTATGTGACGGGTCAATTTGGCGTTTACCAATTCAAAACTAAGATACGGAAGAAGACGCTGAACCCAAAATGGTTTGAGGAATTTAAGATCCCGGTTATTACATGGGATTCACCTAATCTGCTAGCAATTGAAGTTCATGACAAAGACATCTTTGTTGATGATACCCTTGG AAACTGTTCCATTAATATCGGTGACCTTAGGGATGGTGTGAGACATGACATGTGGTTGCCTCTTCAGAGCATCAAAACAGCAGGGAGGCTGCATCTTGCAGTAACTGTACTTCAAAACAATGAGGAG CGCAGTGAACCTCAAGGTGTTCAGGAATCGGAAATGCCAAATATGGAAGATAGAAGAAATTCCTTTTCCAGTGAGACTGCTAATAAAACTTCCTTCTCGTCTGTATCATCTGAGAAATCTCCTAGGGTGACAGATAATTATGAGCCGATAGATGTTGAAGGGCAAAAAGAAACGGGCATATGGGTCCATCACCCAGGAAGTGAGGTTTCACAAACTTGGGAGGCTAGAAAAGGAAAGGGTCGACGTCTGAGTACTCAAATTCAAGGGAAGCGCAATGGCAGCAGCGGCACTGATCAGGATAATAAACGTCCAATGCAATCAGTTCGCCAGGGTCTACGCAAACTTGGTTCAGTATTCCAGAAGAATCCCAAAACGGAGGACAGTTCAAGCAGTTTCACAGAGTCTGTCCAAAGCTCGGGTACTCCACATGTCAATTTACGGGCAGTTAATGGTAAGGACATTGCAGTAAAAtttgttgtggaagatgataTGTCTGGTAAAGTTTCAAAAGACGGGGCTTCAAATTCTGGTGAGAGTAGCGCAGGTAGCCCAGAAAAGCGCAAAGCGAAAGGCATGGCAAAGAGTTTCTTTAAACAAGCTGAAAGATCAGTAAAACATGCACTTTCACGTAAAGGTTCTAGAAAGTCACAGACTGATTCCTGCGAAAGAGAAATTATAGCAGATTCCTCTGACGACGATGATCCTCCTCCCTCCCCAATGGTTGCAATGATATCAGTTGTCTCTAGGGATATACCTCATTCCCCTATAAATGATTCGTTCACGTCAGATGAGCATTTAGATCAGCCGCTTGCAAGTGCATTAAGTAACATTTCAGAGGGCACCGAGGACCCGGAGAGGAAGGTTGAACCTGAAGACACAGAAAAGATGCTTGAGAAGCCGGATAATCCTAAAAAATATAACAAGCTAAGTGATGCTTTAAAAGTTGAAGCTAGGTGA
- the LOC126787998 gene encoding 60S ribosomal protein L18a-like protein: MGGGEEDKKSSSGHQHHHPPSPPPPSAPEYGTFQGVANYPPPPPPGGFPQPVPPPGATVPPPQYYAQGYQGTVPGYAVAEGRPVRERRLPCCGLGLGWCLFIIGFFLAAIPWYAGVIILVCSRIDYREKPGYIACTVAAILATIAAILGATKGSDDW; the protein is encoded by the exons ATGGGCGGGGGCGAAGAAGACAAGAAGTCCAGCAGTGGTCATCAGCATCATCatcctccttctcctcctcctccttctgctCCAGAGTATGGAACGTTCCAAGGAGTCGCCAACTACCCTCCTCCACCGCCTCCCGGCGGCTTCCCTCAGCCGGTTCCTCCGCCTGGAGCCACTGTCCCACCGCCTCAGTACTACGCTCAAGGCTATCAGGGCACCGTTCCCG GTTATGCAGTTGCTGAGGGAAGACCTGTAAGAGAGCGTCGCCTGCCTTGCTGTGGTTTGGGGCTCGGCTGGTGCCT GTTTATCATTGGTTTCTTCCTCGCTGCTATTCCGTGGTATGCTGGGGTGATTATTCTAGTTTGCTCCCGGATTGACTACCGAGAGAAGCCAGGATATATAGCTTGCACAGTTGCT GCTATTCTTGCTACAATTGCTGCTATCCTCGGTGCCACAAAGGGAAGTGATGACTGGTAG
- the LOC126787009 gene encoding probable FBD-associated F-box protein At1g32375, which produces MSSLQQFLRSWIWEFVFWECGRGIVGLRVCVYVRTQCGLSALDRRVTIRVKMVSNSKLQKIQVDRLSALPDEILIYILSFSDTKCAVRTSILSKRWKNIWANVPYLDLDDEYRNDELGFKAFVDRVLTLHELTNINKFSLRCCFDDFSGVQRWIRTALQRNVIEVDLSIVSENDESFELPETIYTCKTLKALTLRSNFIIKGSLAYQFSFMRFLPIANLFPSLKFLYVQFFHPDADSMRNLISWFPVLEDLTIDGTIGDDELNLDINVPKLKTLTISLCTEVEDEAEDEAGEAEVAEGEGNEADENEDHNVCRFYVKAPNLETLNFKVDVLANCELKYGKLLAKADIDLYDHSASEHPSVATRASTLLESVSNVQYLSLSAHCLEISSLPSFNKLKELKLVFQDCHRLETLLLEILERSPNLESLVLDREVESCQCTAQDFSENPSGTLQAVPLCLMSNLKTVSIMRFIGRQEEMEIVKYLLKTSQVLKKMTVSMLRTNCEDAKNLQRDLRMFPIGSKACEVEFM; this is translated from the exons ATGTCAAGTTTACAACAATTCTTGCGTTCATGGATTTGGGAGTTTGTGTTCTGGGAATGTGGAAGAG GGATAGTCGGGCTTCGTGTCTGTGTCTATGTGCGCACTCAATGTGGCTTGTCTGCTCTAGATAGGCG AGTCACTATTAGA GTAAAGATGGTTTCAAACTCAAAGCTCCAGAAGATACAAGTTGACAGATTGAGTGCATTGCCAGATGAAATTCTTATTTATATACTTTCTTTTTCTGATACAAAATGTGCTGTGAGGACCAGCATACtttcaaaaagatggaagaaCATATGGGCAAATGTTCCCTATCTTGACTTGGATGATGAATATAGGAACGATGAGCTTGGTTTTAAGGCATTTGTTGATCGTGTTCTCACCCTCCATGAGTTGACAAACATTAACAAGTTCAGCCTTCGTTGTTGCTTCGATGATTTCTCTGGCGTTCAGAGATGGATACGGACTGCGCTCCAGCGTAATGTCATTGAAGTTGATCTTTCTATTGTATCAGAGAATGATGAGAGTTTTGAACTGCCCGAAACTATCTACACATGCAAAACACTGAAGGCTTTGACTCTAAGGTCTAACTTTATTATCAAGGGATCCCTTGCatatcaattctcgtttatgAGATTCCTACCTATTGCAAATCTTTTCCCGAGCCTGAAGTTCCTCTATGTCCAGTTCTTTCACCCGGACGCCGACTCGATGAGGAATCTTATTTCATGGTTCCCTGTGCTTGAAGACCTGACTATTGATGGAACAATAGGAGATGATGAACTTAACTTGGACATTAATGTGCCAAAGCTGAAGACATTAACAATAAGTTTGTGCACTGAAGTGGAAGATGAGGCTGAGGATGAAGCTGGTGAAGCGGAAGTCGCTGAAGGTGAAGGCAATGAAGCTGATGAAAATGAAGATCATAATGTGTGCCGTTTCTATGTCAAAGCTCCAAACCTAGAAACCCTAAACTTTAAGGTGGATGTTCTAGCAAATTGTGAACTCAAATATGGAAAATTACTAGCCAAAGCTGATATCGATCTCTATGATCATTCTGCAAGTGAGCACCCTTCAGTTGCTACACGCGCATCAACCCTTCTGGAATCAGTTTCAAATGtgcagtatctttctctttcaGCTCATTGTTTGGAA atttcttctcTGCCTTCTTTTAATAAATTGAAGGAGCTGAAACTGGTTTTTCAAGATTGCCATCGCTTGGAAACACTGTTACTAGAGATACTAGAGAGATCACCAAATTTGGAATCTCTTGTTCTAGATCGTGAG GTTGAAAGCTGTCAATGTACTGCTCAAGATTTCTCGGAGAATCCATCAGGAACTCTACAAGCTGTGCCCCTCTGCTTAATGTCAAACCTGAAGACCGTTTCCATAATGAGATTTATAGGACGACaggaagagatggaaattGTGAAGTACTTGTTGAAGACGAGTCAAGTACTGAAAAAGATGACTGTCTCGATGTTGAGGACTAACTGTGAAGATGCAAAAAATTTGCAAAGGGATTTGCGCATGTTTCCAATAGGCTCAAAGGCTTGTGAGGTTGAGTTTATGTAA
- the LOC126788188 gene encoding chlorophyll a-b binding protein CP26, chloroplastic: MASLATSPVGMSELLGTPLNKSNFSGAARSAPTATTPATFKTVALFGKKKAAPAKAKVVAAPESDELSKWYGPERRIFLPSGLLDRSEIPEYLTGEVPGDYGYDPFGLSKKPENFSKYQAYELIHARWAMLGAAGFIIPEAFNKFGANCGPEAVWFKTGALLLDGNTLNYFGKSIPINLVVAVVAEVVLLGGAEYYRIINGLDLEDKLHPGGPFDPLGLAKDPDQAALLKVKEIKNGRLAMFSMLGFFIQAYVTGEGPVENLSKHLSDPFGNNLLTVISGNVERAPTL; this comes from the exons atgGCTTCTCTTGCAACATCCCCGGTTGGTATGTCGGAGTTGCTCGGAACTCCACTCAACAAGAGCAACTTTAGCGGTGCCGCACGGTCGGCTCCCACTGCCACCACCCCTGCCACCTTCAAGACTGTCGCCCTTTTCGGAAAGAAGAAGGCTGCACCTGCCAAAGCCAAGGTTGTAGCTGCTCCCGAGAGCGATGAGCTCTCAAAGTGGTATG GTCCTGAAAGAAGAATTTTCTTGCCTTCCGGGCTCTTGGACCGATCAGAGATCCCAGAGTACTTGACCGGAGAAGTTCCCGGAGA TTATGGTTATGATCCTTTTGGTCTAAGCAAGAAGCCAGAAAACTTCAGCAA ATACCAAGCATATGAGTTGATCCACGCTCGGTGGGCTATGCTCGGTGCAGCTGGGTTCATCATCCCAGAGGCCTTCAACAAATTTGGTGCTAACTGCGGACCTGAGGCGGTTTGGTTCAAG ACTGGAGCTCTTCTCCTTGATGGAAACACATTGAATTACTTTGGCAAGAGCATTCCAATTAACTTGGTCGTTGCTGTTGTTGCTGAGGTCGTTCTTCTTGGAGGAGCAGAATACTACAGAATCATAAATGGTTTG GATTTGGAGGACAAGCTTCACCCAGGTGGTCCATTTGACCCATTGGGGCTCGCAAAGGACCCCGACCAGGCTGCACTTCTAAAGGTGAAGGAGATTAAGAACGGTAGACTTGCAATGTTTTCCATGCTCGGTTTCTTCATCCAAGCTTATGTCACTGGAGAAGGTCCTGTTGAAAACCTATCAAAGCATCTCAGTGATCCTTTTGGCAACAACTTGCTTACTGTGATCTCCGGAAATGTTGAAAGAGCTCCAACCCtgtaa